In the Variovorax sp. S12S4 genome, one interval contains:
- a CDS encoding ABC transporter permease, which translates to MNATAIHPTPPTPDGGLFTQLRRSTAFLPLVGLVAISVFMIVATDNFLSWGNLQNIALQSSINAIIAVGMTAAILTGGIDLSVGAVVALSGTLASGMMVQFGLPPMLAVPLGLAVGVVIGLFNGYCVAYLRMPPIIVTLATMGIARGIALIYTGGYPIDGLPDSFAFLGGGVLAGIKVPILIMLATYLVAYVLLNMAPFGRYVYAIGGNEEATRLSGVRVSRYKLLVYALSGFTAAVAGIVQAARVTSGQPGVGVGFELDAIAAVVMGGTSIAGGRGAIVGTLVGALLLGVLNNGLNMIGVSPYLQLIIKGGIVLLAIFISREAKR; encoded by the coding sequence ATGAATGCAACCGCCATCCACCCCACACCGCCCACACCCGACGGCGGGCTCTTCACCCAGCTGCGCCGCTCCACGGCCTTTCTGCCGCTGGTCGGCCTGGTCGCGATCTCGGTCTTCATGATCGTTGCGACCGACAACTTTCTCTCCTGGGGCAACCTGCAGAACATTGCACTGCAGTCGTCGATCAACGCGATCATCGCGGTGGGCATGACAGCGGCCATTCTCACCGGCGGCATCGATCTCTCGGTGGGCGCGGTGGTGGCCCTCTCAGGCACGCTGGCCTCGGGAATGATGGTTCAGTTCGGCCTGCCGCCGATGCTTGCGGTGCCGCTCGGGCTGGCGGTGGGCGTGGTGATCGGCCTCTTCAACGGGTATTGCGTGGCCTACCTTCGCATGCCGCCCATCATCGTGACGCTGGCCACGATGGGCATTGCACGCGGCATCGCACTCATCTACACCGGCGGCTATCCGATCGACGGGTTGCCCGATTCGTTCGCCTTTCTCGGCGGCGGCGTGCTGGCGGGCATCAAGGTGCCGATCCTCATCATGCTGGCCACCTACCTGGTTGCCTATGTGTTGCTCAACATGGCGCCGTTCGGCCGCTATGTGTATGCCATCGGCGGCAATGAGGAAGCGACGCGGCTCTCGGGCGTGCGCGTGTCGCGCTACAAGCTGCTGGTGTATGCGCTGAGCGGTTTCACCGCAGCCGTGGCCGGCATCGTGCAGGCGGCGCGCGTCACGAGCGGGCAGCCGGGCGTGGGCGTGGGCTTCGAACTCGACGCCATCGCGGCGGTGGTGATGGGCGGCACGTCCATTGCCGGCGGGCGCGGCGCCATCGTGGGCACGCTGGTCGGCGCGCTGCTTCTGGGCGTGCTGAACAACGGACTCAACATGATCGGCGTGTCGCCGTACCTGCAATTGATCATCAAGGGCGGCATTGTCTTGCTCGCCATCTTCATCAGCCGAGAAGCCAAACGCTGA
- a CDS encoding alcohol dehydrogenase catalytic domain-containing protein produces MSYQKLQPGASGAIGKLAAMQAVVCHGPKDYRLETVDVPTIGPNELLISIAACGICASDCKCHSGAKMFWGGDGQPSWVKAPVVPGHEFFGYVEALGEGAAEHFGVEKGDRVIAEQIVPCDKCRFCTSGKYWMCEVHNIFGFQRIVADGGMADYMRLPPTSRVHKIPDGISLEDAAIIEPLSCAIHTVNRGDIQLDDVVVIAGAGPLGLMMVQAAALKTPKKLIVIDLVPERLALAKQFGADVTINPKTENADAVVKGLTEGYGCDVYIETTGAPIGVTQGLDMIRKLGRFVEFSVFGSETSADWSIIGDRKELDVRGAHLGPYCYPIAIDLLARGLVTSKGIVTHDFPLTEWERAFKLANSLDSIKVLLKPQPRS; encoded by the coding sequence ATGTCGTACCAAAAACTCCAGCCCGGCGCATCGGGCGCGATCGGAAAGCTCGCCGCCATGCAGGCCGTCGTCTGCCACGGCCCGAAGGACTACCGGCTCGAAACCGTCGACGTGCCCACCATCGGCCCGAACGAGCTGCTGATCTCCATCGCCGCCTGCGGCATCTGCGCCTCCGACTGCAAATGCCATTCGGGCGCAAAGATGTTCTGGGGCGGCGACGGCCAGCCCTCGTGGGTCAAGGCACCCGTGGTCCCCGGCCATGAATTCTTCGGCTACGTGGAGGCACTCGGCGAAGGCGCAGCCGAGCACTTTGGCGTGGAGAAAGGCGACCGTGTGATTGCCGAGCAGATCGTGCCTTGCGACAAGTGCCGCTTCTGCACTTCGGGCAAATACTGGATGTGCGAAGTGCACAACATCTTCGGCTTCCAGCGCATCGTGGCCGACGGCGGCATGGCCGACTACATGCGCCTGCCGCCGACCTCGCGCGTGCACAAGATTCCCGACGGCATTTCGCTGGAGGACGCGGCCATCATCGAGCCGCTCTCGTGCGCGATCCACACGGTGAACCGCGGCGACATCCAGCTCGACGACGTGGTGGTGATTGCGGGCGCCGGCCCGCTCGGTCTGATGATGGTGCAGGCGGCGGCGCTCAAGACGCCGAAGAAGCTGATCGTGATCGACCTCGTGCCCGAGCGGCTCGCGCTCGCGAAGCAGTTCGGCGCCGACGTGACGATCAACCCGAAGACCGAGAACGCCGATGCGGTCGTCAAGGGCCTGACCGAGGGCTACGGCTGCGATGTCTACATCGAGACCACGGGCGCGCCCATCGGCGTGACGCAGGGGCTGGACATGATCCGCAAGCTCGGCCGTTTTGTCGAGTTCAGCGTGTTCGGCTCGGAGACGAGCGCCGACTGGTCGATCATCGGCGACCGCAAGGAGCTCGACGTGCGCGGCGCGCACCTGGGGCCCTACTGCTACCCGATTGCCATCGACCTGCTGGCGCGCGGGCTCGTCACCTCCAAGGGCATCGTGACGCACGACTTTCCGTTGACCGAGTGGGAGCGCGCCTTCAAACTGGCCAACTCCCTCGATTCGATCAAGGTGCTGCTCAAGCCGCAGCCCAGGTCCTGA
- a CDS encoding SDR family oxidoreductase, which produces MKTSFDFSAKRALVTGASSGIGRTVAIRLAQSGASVTAVGRNASALDALHTEAGCTPLVIDVEDTAALERELAALPAFDLVVNCAGIALLESAFDFQPKNFDAVMAVNARAAALVASRCGKAMVSAGVRGSIVNVSSQASLVALDAHLCYCASKAAMDAITRSLCLEFGPHGIRVNSVNPTVTLTPMAEQAWADPAKSAAALRNIPLGRFAQVDEVVAPVLFLLSDGASMISGAALPVDGGYTIV; this is translated from the coding sequence ATGAAAACCTCCTTCGACTTCTCCGCCAAACGCGCCCTCGTGACCGGCGCCAGCAGCGGCATCGGCCGCACAGTAGCCATACGGCTCGCACAATCAGGCGCATCGGTAACAGCCGTGGGCCGCAATGCCTCGGCACTCGATGCCCTGCACACAGAAGCCGGTTGCACCCCACTGGTGATCGACGTCGAAGATACGGCCGCACTGGAACGAGAACTCGCAGCGTTGCCAGCCTTCGATCTCGTGGTGAACTGCGCCGGTATCGCATTGCTCGAATCGGCGTTCGACTTCCAGCCCAAGAATTTCGATGCCGTGATGGCCGTCAACGCGCGCGCCGCCGCGCTGGTGGCCTCGCGCTGCGGCAAGGCGATGGTCTCGGCCGGCGTGCGCGGCAGCATCGTCAATGTGTCGAGCCAGGCTTCGCTGGTCGCGCTCGATGCGCATCTTTGCTACTGTGCGTCGAAGGCTGCCATGGATGCGATCACGCGTTCGCTGTGCCTTGAGTTTGGGCCCCACGGCATTCGCGTGAACAGCGTGAACCCGACCGTCACGCTCACGCCCATGGCCGAGCAGGCCTGGGCTGATCCCGCAAAGAGCGCGGCTGCGCTCAGGAATATTCCGCTGGGGCGGTTTGCGCAGGTCGACGAAGTGGTGGCGCCGGTCTTGTTTCTGCTCTCCGATGGCGCATCGATGATCAGCGGTGCGGCGCTGCCGGTCGACGGCGGCTACACCATCGTCTGA
- a CDS encoding molybdopterin-containing oxidoreductase family protein encodes MDDAPVSTTAVLPTETSTVLGACPHDCPDTCALVTTVTDGVAVKLQGNPAHSHTGGVLCTKVSRYIERNSHAERLVQPMKRIGPKGSGQFEPVSWDAALDDIAAHLRALQTDPETIVPYSYAGTMGLVQGESMDRRFFHKLGATLLDRTICSMAGGEAMVYTLGAKIGMRIEFFAEAKLILIWGSNSIASNLHFWRHAQAARRAGARLVCIDPRKTETADKCDEHIALLPGTDAALALALMHELIVHDWLDHDYIANHTLGWEQLRERALQWPPSRAAAVCGVPEAQIVALAQAYGTTKPAAIRLNYGMQRVRGGGNAARAIACLPALVGAWRDRAGGLLLSSSGHFPADRAALQRPDLLAGRQPRTVNMSTIGDALLDEAKPVKAIVVYNSNPVAVAPESGKVVAGFAREDLFTVVLEQFQTDTADYADYLLPATTQLEHWDIHCSYGHTDVLLNRPAVAPRGEARSNAWIFRELARRMGFDEPCFSEDDETLCRTAFAPGAIDYEELLAQGFTSLPLPEAPFADGKFPTPSGRCEFFSARLQAQGMDGLPDHVPNYEPAGGSAEFPLAMISPPARNFLNSTFVNVTSLRAIEGEPLLEIHEADAAARGIENGATVRVFNSRGEHRCRAEVSRRARPGVVHGMGIWWRKLGMDGTNVNQLTSQRLTDIGRGPTFYDCLVEVERIAPSPSGRGLG; translated from the coding sequence ATGGACGATGCCCCGGTCTCTACAACTGCTGTTCTCCCCACCGAAACTTCCACGGTCCTGGGCGCTTGCCCGCACGACTGTCCGGACACCTGCGCGCTGGTCACCACCGTCACAGACGGCGTGGCCGTAAAGCTGCAGGGCAATCCGGCCCATTCGCACACCGGCGGCGTCCTTTGCACCAAGGTTTCACGCTACATCGAGCGCAACAGCCATGCCGAGCGCCTCGTGCAGCCCATGAAACGCATCGGTCCCAAAGGCAGCGGCCAGTTCGAACCCGTAAGCTGGGACGCCGCTCTTGACGACATCGCCGCGCATCTCCGTGCATTGCAGACAGATCCAGAAACAATTGTGCCTTATAGTTACGCAGGCACCATGGGTCTTGTGCAGGGCGAGTCCATGGACCGTCGTTTTTTCCACAAGCTGGGCGCGACGCTGCTGGACCGCACCATTTGCTCCATGGCCGGCGGCGAGGCGATGGTCTACACCCTGGGCGCCAAGATCGGCATGCGGATCGAGTTTTTCGCCGAGGCAAAGCTCATCCTGATCTGGGGCAGCAACTCCATTGCGAGCAACCTGCACTTCTGGCGCCATGCGCAGGCTGCCCGGCGCGCCGGGGCGCGGCTGGTGTGCATCGACCCGCGCAAGACCGAAACCGCCGACAAGTGCGACGAGCACATCGCCCTGCTGCCCGGCACCGATGCGGCGCTGGCCCTGGCGCTGATGCACGAACTCATCGTGCACGACTGGCTCGACCACGACTACATTGCCAACCACACCCTGGGCTGGGAGCAGCTGCGCGAGCGCGCCCTGCAATGGCCGCCGTCGCGCGCCGCCGCCGTGTGCGGCGTGCCCGAGGCGCAGATCGTGGCGCTGGCGCAGGCCTACGGCACCACCAAGCCGGCCGCCATTCGGCTGAACTACGGCATGCAGCGCGTGCGCGGCGGCGGCAACGCGGCGCGCGCCATTGCCTGCCTGCCCGCGCTGGTGGGCGCCTGGCGCGACCGCGCGGGCGGGCTTCTGCTGAGCAGTTCGGGCCACTTTCCGGCCGACCGCGCCGCGCTGCAGCGGCCCGACCTGCTTGCCGGGCGCCAGCCGCGCACCGTCAACATGAGCACCATCGGCGACGCGCTGCTCGACGAGGCCAAGCCGGTGAAGGCCATCGTGGTCTACAACAGCAACCCGGTCGCGGTGGCGCCCGAGTCGGGCAAGGTGGTGGCGGGCTTTGCGCGCGAAGACCTCTTTACCGTGGTGCTGGAGCAGTTCCAGACCGACACCGCCGACTACGCCGACTACCTGCTGCCCGCCACCACCCAGCTCGAGCATTGGGACATCCACTGCAGCTATGGCCACACCGACGTGCTGCTGAACCGCCCCGCGGTTGCGCCGCGCGGCGAGGCGCGCAGCAACGCATGGATCTTCCGCGAGCTGGCGCGCCGCATGGGTTTCGACGAACCCTGCTTCTCCGAAGACGACGAGACCTTGTGCCGCACCGCTTTTGCGCCCGGCGCCATCGACTACGAAGAGCTGCTCGCGCAAGGCTTCACCAGCCTGCCGCTGCCCGAAGCGCCTTTTGCCGACGGCAAGTTTCCGACGCCTTCGGGCCGCTGCGAATTCTTCAGCGCACGGCTGCAGGCGCAGGGCATGGACGGGTTGCCCGACCACGTGCCCAACTACGAGCCGGCGGGCGGCTCGGCCGAATTTCCGTTGGCAATGATTTCGCCGCCGGCGCGCAACTTTCTCAACTCGACCTTCGTCAACGTGACGAGCCTGCGCGCCATCGAAGGCGAGCCGCTGCTCGAGATCCACGAGGCGGACGCCGCCGCGCGAGGCATCGAGAACGGCGCCACGGTGCGCGTGTTCAACAGCCGCGGCGAGCACCGCTGCCGCGCCGAAGTCTCGCGCCGCGCGCGGCCCGGCGTGGTGCACGGCATGGGCATCTGGTGGCGCAAGCTCGGCATGGACGGCACCAACGTCAACCAGCTCACCAGCCAGCGCCTGACCGACATCGGCCGCGGCCCGACCTTCTATGACTGCCTGGTCGAAGTGGAGCGTATTGCTCCCTCTCCCTCCGGGAGAGGGTTGGGGTGA
- a CDS encoding FGGY-family carbohydrate kinase — protein sequence MKYVIGVDIGTQSTKCLLVGIDGKVLSQSSVAYQPETPKPLWAQQDCEVWFDAVCESVRACVAKSGIAPADIAAMCVSSLYGGAGIPVDEAMQPLHPCLIWMDRRATAEVDAVNATVDVARLQAITGNGIDSYYGFTKMLWIREHLPEVWAKTRYFLPPNSYVNWRLTGELAVDHSSAGNIGGVYDAAQRSWSEEALGMLGISARMMPPRLVESSDVVGGLNAEWAAKLGLAQGMPLMAGGVDAAVATFCAGVTGSGDHVATIGTSMCWGFVSPTVDARHKLITMPHVYRGADRSYVFGGAITAGAAVTWFRETFCQAEMAEAARTGEDAHALIERKAVDVPPGAEGLVFLPYMMGERSPIWDAQAKGAFIGLSLAHSRAHLYRAVLEGVSFALQHNIEASRQSEQPLDDRLIVVGGAAHSDLWMQIVADITGYPVFTIEEEVEAALGAAMLAALGAGLVDAAAAERGWVTLVERARPQPEVQAIYRKRFDIYKSLYPALRDAMHGLT from the coding sequence ATGAAGTACGTGATCGGCGTCGACATCGGCACGCAGAGCACCAAGTGCCTGCTGGTCGGCATCGACGGCAAGGTGCTTTCGCAAAGCAGCGTGGCCTACCAGCCGGAAACGCCGAAGCCGCTGTGGGCGCAGCAAGACTGCGAGGTGTGGTTCGATGCAGTGTGCGAAAGCGTGCGCGCCTGCGTCGCGAAGAGCGGCATCGCGCCAGCCGATATTGCCGCCATGTGCGTGAGCAGCCTCTACGGCGGCGCGGGCATCCCGGTAGACGAGGCGATGCAGCCGCTGCACCCGTGCCTGATCTGGATGGACCGCCGCGCCACCGCAGAGGTCGACGCGGTGAACGCGACCGTCGATGTGGCGCGGCTGCAAGCGATTACCGGCAACGGCATCGACAGCTACTACGGCTTCACCAAGATGCTGTGGATTCGCGAGCACCTGCCCGAGGTATGGGCGAAAACACGCTACTTCCTGCCGCCCAACAGTTATGTCAACTGGCGGCTCACGGGCGAACTCGCGGTCGACCACAGCTCGGCCGGCAACATCGGCGGTGTGTACGACGCGGCGCAGCGCAGCTGGTCGGAAGAAGCACTCGGCATGCTCGGCATCTCGGCGCGCATGATGCCGCCGCGCCTGGTCGAATCGAGCGACGTGGTCGGCGGCCTGAACGCCGAATGGGCCGCCAAGCTGGGCCTCGCCCAAGGCATGCCGCTCATGGCCGGCGGCGTGGATGCGGCCGTGGCAACTTTCTGCGCCGGCGTCACCGGCAGCGGCGATCACGTCGCGACGATCGGAACCAGCATGTGCTGGGGCTTCGTGAGCCCCACGGTGGATGCGCGCCACAAGCTCATCACCATGCCTCATGTGTACCGCGGCGCGGACCGCAGCTATGTGTTCGGCGGCGCCATCACAGCGGGCGCAGCCGTCACGTGGTTCCGCGAGACCTTCTGCCAGGCCGAAATGGCCGAAGCCGCGCGCACGGGCGAGGACGCGCATGCACTGATCGAACGCAAGGCCGTCGACGTGCCGCCCGGCGCGGAAGGCCTGGTCTTCCTGCCCTACATGATGGGCGAGCGCAGCCCCATCTGGGATGCACAAGCCAAGGGCGCGTTCATCGGCCTCTCCCTCGCGCACAGCCGCGCGCACCTGTATCGCGCGGTGCTCGAGGGCGTGAGCTTCGCGCTGCAGCACAACATCGAGGCAAGCCGGCAAAGCGAACAACCGCTGGACGACCGACTGATCGTGGTCGGTGGCGCCGCGCATTCGGACCTCTGGATGCAGATCGTGGCGGACATCACGGGCTACCCGGTGTTCACCATCGAGGAAGAAGTCGAGGCGGCTCTCGGCGCTGCAATGCTCGCGGCGCTTGGTGCGGGTCTGGTGGATGCCGCGGCTGCGGAGCGCGGCTGGGTCACGCTGGTGGAACGCGCGCGGCCGCAACCTGAAGTGCAGGCGATCTATCGCAAGCGCTTCGATATCTACAAATCTCTTTATCCCGCATTGCGTGATGCGATGCATGGGCTGACGTGA
- a CDS encoding polyhydroxyalkanoic acid system family protein, translated as MPDIHIERNHALGIAGAREVARQWMQQVEQDYGLECTYTEGETHDVAQFSRAGIDGTVEVTATTLTLEATLGFLFSSFSDQIEQKIAKNLDALLDALLDAPGGKSRFA; from the coding sequence GTGCCTGACATCCATATCGAACGAAACCACGCGCTGGGCATTGCCGGCGCACGCGAAGTCGCACGCCAATGGATGCAACAGGTCGAGCAGGACTACGGCCTGGAATGCACCTACACCGAAGGCGAGACCCACGATGTTGCGCAGTTCAGCCGCGCCGGCATCGACGGCACCGTGGAGGTCACGGCCACCACGTTGACGCTGGAGGCCACGCTGGGTTTTTTGTTCAGCAGCTTCAGCGACCAGATCGAGCAGAAAATTGCGAAGAACCTCGACGCGCTGCTCGACGCGCTGCTCGACGCGCCCGGCGGCAAGAGCCGCTTTGCCTGA
- a CDS encoding aminopeptidase, translating to MRAAPVFALAGALLLLGGCADLGYYWQSASGHIGIMRAAKPVPEWLADPAVSEPLKAKLELAQRIRRFAVTELALPDNPSYTSYADLRRRAAVWNVVAAPPYSLTLKNWCFPVAGCVGYRGYYDEAAAKAEAEAQSAKGLETAVYPVPAYSTLGWMNWAGGDPLLSTFIGYPEGELARIVFHELAHQVLYVPGDTVFNESYATAVERIGGALWLQREASEAARSEYARFDAQRQQFRALALNTRRALNQVYESAQAKAGDWTAVGAMKKAAMDDFRERYARLRAEWQGPRQGAYDLWVARANNATFAAQGAYDDLVPGFEALFDREGRNWPRFYKEVRRIAALPSVEERRHALQTATGVLQTNNSIHKNQDNHGDHGA from the coding sequence GTGAGGGCTGCCCCCGTATTCGCGCTGGCCGGCGCGCTGCTGTTGCTCGGCGGCTGCGCCGACCTCGGCTACTACTGGCAATCGGCAAGCGGCCACATCGGCATCATGCGGGCCGCCAAGCCGGTGCCCGAGTGGCTGGCCGACCCGGCTGTTTCCGAGCCGCTGAAAGCCAAGCTCGAACTCGCGCAGCGCATCCGCCGCTTTGCCGTGACCGAACTGGCGCTGCCCGACAACCCCAGCTACACCTCGTACGCCGACCTGCGCCGCCGCGCCGCGGTGTGGAACGTGGTGGCCGCGCCGCCGTATTCGCTCACGCTCAAGAACTGGTGCTTTCCGGTGGCCGGCTGCGTGGGGTATCGCGGCTATTACGACGAGGCTGCGGCCAAGGCCGAAGCCGAGGCACAAAGCGCCAAGGGCCTGGAAACCGCCGTCTACCCCGTGCCGGCATATTCCACGCTGGGCTGGATGAACTGGGCCGGTGGCGACCCGCTGCTTTCCACCTTCATCGGCTACCCCGAAGGCGAGCTGGCGCGCATCGTGTTTCATGAACTCGCGCACCAGGTGCTCTACGTGCCCGGCGACACGGTCTTCAACGAGTCGTACGCCACGGCGGTGGAGCGCATCGGCGGCGCTCTGTGGCTGCAGCGCGAAGCCAGCGAAGCGGCGCGCAGCGAATATGCGCGCTTCGATGCGCAGCGCCAGCAGTTCCGCGCGCTGGCCCTCAACACGCGCCGAGCGCTCAACCAGGTGTACGAATCCGCGCAGGCCAAGGCTGGCGACTGGACGGCAGTCGGCGCCATGAAAAAGGCGGCGATGGACGACTTTCGCGAGCGCTACGCCCGGCTGCGCGCAGAATGGCAAGGCCCGCGCCAGGGTGCGTACGACCTTTGGGTGGCCCGAGCCAACAACGCGACCTTTGCAGCCCAGGGCGCCTACGACGACCTGGTGCCCGGCTTCGAGGCGCTGTTCGACCGCGAAGGGCGCAACTGGCCGCGCTTCTACAAGGAGGTGCGCCGCATTGCCGCGCTGCCGTCCGTGGAAGAACGGCGCCACGCATTGCAGACGGCCACCGGCGTCCTGCAGACGAACAATTCCATCCACAAGAACCAAGACAACCACGGAGATCACGGTGCCTGA